The genomic region aaaggacTGAACGATGAATAAGTAGAAAACCACAGGAGAGAGAATAAAGGACTTtggtattgtttttttttttttgtacatgaAGATGATTCCTTTTTTCCAATCACACAGCCAAATTAGAAAAATTGATAACCAAACATTGTATTTGTTTTCACATTCATGGCATCAGTTCAATTTGTCATTAATTACATGGGCAAATTAGGAAATGCCTGTTTTaagaaactgctctaaaaataccTTTGTAAAATCAGGTTAGAGATACATGCCCTGAGGACAGCAGGaagcaaaagggaaaatatgaaattagAAAGTGACCTGTAATAGTCACTTCACTGGTAAAGGTGACATAACCTCCATTATCAGCTAGGACCTAGTTTGATGTCTAATTTCACTGGCTATCTAACTTATCGAATTAAATTAAgtacaaatgaggaaatactTGGCTAGGGAAAAGGTACTATACCATTTTGCTTTCTATCAACTGAAAGCCAACCCAATTAGCACAGAAGAGGAAAACTAAGCCCAAATATTTTATTGGAGGAGGAAATTAAAAGAGATTTCCCCCCCTAAACTAGCCTGGCAAAAGGTAGTTCACAAAAACACTTGGATTCACTGGTGCTTGCTATATATCCAGAAGAGAGAAATGGTTGTTTTCGTTCATTTATGTTTGAGTGCCGATTTTGCGCCAGGTTCAAATCATTGCTTTCTAGGATAAACGGTGCCTTCTCCCTGCTCTGGACCTAATACTGCAATGTCACTCCCCTTTCACTGCTCGCAGATTTAGCAGGAGAGTTGTTAGAAGATCCACCATTCTTTGTAGATATTTGAAGACAAGAATTCCCTGACAGGAACCATCCCGGCCCCCAGGTTGCATCCCATGTACCTCCGATTCTGTGTTTCCCACATGCACTTGGCAATGCCAACAATGCAGAACCCTTCCTGACCCCCTGGTCTGTCCTTGAGCTAAAATTGGTCCTGAGTAAATGGGAACTTGAGGATCAAGTGCATTTTTGAAGCAGGGGCACCGGAGGTTGTTGAGAACTGTAAAAGATGAGCTCTGCGTGGGAATGTGGAAGGCTGCTGGATCCAGAGCAACAGGTAAGAGTGCAGAGTTCTCAGCGTGAAGGAGGGTCTGACCTGGGCAAGTTACAGATCTTTCTGGGCCTAAGTTTTTCTCGCCAACAAATGAAGACTTTGGGAAGAGATGCTTCCAGCTCAGATAATCGTCGTTTCTCTGCTACAGCTTcagcattttaaattctttctttccccttagAAATGGGAAAGGAAGTGATGATCTTTTTGTCTAAGTGATTCATGAAACAAggaattttacaaagaaagaaactcttCCACCTGCCTCACCTGCACTTTCTTTCAGCTCCCTTTTCCTTGCTTTTGCTCAGCTGGCACCTGCTTGCTCTCAGTCCCTTTTTACAATCTCATCGTTTCTGGTGTGACACCATATCCCTGGCAGTGGGTGCCATCTGGTAGagcctttctttatttttctgctttatcaaTCCGCATTTTCAAATAggtcttttctcttttaactgtATCTTTAgccacccccaccacacacacacacacacacacacacactttgtggAACTGGCCTCCTACCTAAATCTAGCtccttctgttttaaatttcacaCACACATTTCCTGGGAAACACTTAATTCTGCAAAACTGGCTATATATATTATTTGGATGAGACATGCCAATTGTAAAGAAGTCGTTCTGATTTCTATTAATCATTTACTTGTCTCAGCAGATATCTCTACACTGATATATGGAGTAATATGGATCTAAGCATATAGACAGCTGTTAAAAAACAACATGTAATACATTTTGGAATACTACATAGCTCTATGATTTAGACTTTGATGGGAAGTATGGGTACTACTAAAAAGATATCAGATTTTAACAAAACTCTTACGGAAAAGGAATGTGACATATgccatgtatgtgtgtatgtatgtatctatatttTGCCTTGTTTAGTTATGCATGGGATACAGTAATATACCTTTTTTCTTCATATCAACTTTTCCCTCCATTAAGTTCTGGtcagtaatatttaaaatacagaaatccTGTTCATTAAAAGATCTTCattaaaatagatatttcttcccttagagaaagaattcaaaactttttagggcctaattttaaaaagcaagattcCGTAGCTGATTTATTTTAGTGGTTGTTTTTAGGGATGTGAAAACTATCACCACTGCAACTAGCAAGAAGTATAAATGATACATTATTGCAAGTGTtctaaaaaatcagaacaaaactAATTTATTGTAGTTCTGTCTTCATTATACACCACATGTTGGTGAGTTAAACACAACAAaattattgtcttttcttttaaaagtgtctactaaagataaaaagaataaggTAACAATTAACATGTAGGTTGTTACATTAAAAAATCTGATATACATATTTCTATTGCCTGTTAGCTTGTTCTAAGCCTCTTTaactattacaaaaaaagaaaagtcattgtTCAAAGGCAAACCTTCAATTCAGTTGATACAACATTACAGTACAGTCAACTAACATCATTCAACAAGGTAACAAGTCTAGCCTTAGCTTCTTGAGTTAAAAGTCTGTAGACCAGATTGCTACAAAAGGTTCAATGCTGCTTCACAACTGTCGGTTAGCTTTTTGGAGGACACGGTATTTTCTAGTGATGGCTTCAGAAGTAGGGGTCATGCTACTGGTAAAAGCGCAGGGGAACCCCAACCTGTCATTAATCATTTTATTGAGCATTGTAGTTAGAACAGCATTATTGAGTTTAGCACaacaactaaaacaaaataataataataatataataataataatcataataatgataagaataaaaaccaaacacAAACTGGAAGCCTAGAGATGCTGCCAGTCGTGTCAAACCCTTGCGATACGCTATactaaaaaaatttgaaatatccaCCCGTCCTCTCCACTCTGCCACAAACTAGCAAAGTCAAAAATACAAAAGTCTTCAACTTGTTACTTTTGCAGAATAAAGCAAAAACGTCTTTGTGCTCCTTACTACCAGAAGCAAAATATCCACTGAGTTACCACATGTAATAGCTTCTGGATGTGTCAACCTGGGTTGGCTTGGTGTCTGCAGAACCATCTTTGTCTTTCTCGCTGTCACCTTCCCAGAGGTTAATGAGTGGTGGGTATAGCTCATTTAGTGGGATCGAAGAGGTCTTTTGCATATACTTTTTTAATGAATGGTGGTagttttttctcttaaatctttTGGCAATGTACACAGCAATGGACGCAAGGCTAATGACGGCAAACATGGACCCCATTACTGCAGCAAGGGCTGTACTGGTTTCTTGATCAGAAATGTCCAGTGCGAAGGCAGCATTTTTGGTTGTGACATTAACACATGACTTTTGAGTCTGCTGATGAATATTGGACACTGTGAGACACACTTCGTAATCTGTGGAAGGTTGCAGATGTGTTAGGTTGTACTCATGAACATCTACTGGGACCCTGGCAGTATATGTTATGTGGGGGTTGTCAACCTTCATGGTGGCAGATGACCATTTCAAGTTTGACGTCATGACATTGGAATTAACTTTCCAGGACACTAAAATGGAATGAGATTCTGTCTGTTTGACATATATTTTCAGCACCTGGGTACCATCTAGAAGGGTTCCATTAACCTTAATTGTCACCACGCGAGTGTCTGCCCCTTCGACATTCTGGGCAACACAGGTGTATCTTCCTGAGTCTTCAATTTGCATGTTCGATATTTCCAAGGTACCTTCACTACTTAGCTTGTATTTGTCTGAAAGGGTTTCCACAGTTATCTTATTTCCAAGGGGAGTGACCCAGTAAATTTCAGGTTCTGGCTCAGCCATGGCCCGACAGTCTAGGAAAACTGTTGTGCCAATATCCATGTTTAAATGATTTGGGAATGTGTCGTGAGAGATCATTGGGAGGCACTGTTCACTTGAATCCTGGATTAAAACTTCCTTTACCTGCTGCCCTCTATATTCGGGCGGCATGGCACAGAACATGGATAAGGGCTCCATGAAGCGGATGTTTGTCTTGTTGGAGTTAATCCAGTGGATGACACAATCACATCTCAGGGGGTTGCTGTGGATGCTGATCTCACGCAGATTGGGAAGGGATTCTACCGTCTTTTGGTAAACGGCATTCAAGGCATTGTTGTTCAACATCAAGCTTTCCAGGGCAGGAACACTTCGAAAAGCCAAGCGGTGGATGTAGGATAATTTGGGGTTATTGGTGGCTTCTAGCTTTGTGAGTTCAGGCAAGTTATCCAGGGCATAGCGGTCCACAGAGACGAGTTCCCCCATGTTGTTGATTCCCAGTTCTTTTAACCGAAGCATATTCTTGAAGTCCCCTTCTTGGATTTTGTGGATGGGGTTTTTGTTGAGGTCTAAGAATTTCAAATTTGGAACTTTTTGCAGAGCAAGTTGAGGGACTTTGATCAGTTTGTTATCATAAAAAGACAGACTCTCGAGGCTATCCAAGCCCACCAGGGCATTGCCAGGAATATCGGTGAGATACATTCCTGCCAAAACCAAGCTCCTCAAATTTGAGAGGGGTTTGAAGTTCATATCCAGAATTCCAATCACAGGATTTTCCCCAATCATGAGAATTTCCAGGTTGGGTGTTGAATCAAACCAGCGGCTATCAATAACTTTCAATTTGTTAGAGTTCAGGTGGAgccttaaaagattttttaagcCTGAAAAAGCATTAGCAGAAATAGTGCTAATCTGGTTATGGTTGATGTAGAGTTCTTGAAGGTTGCTGAGATCTTGCAGACAGTAATCAGTCATTTCCGTAATCTGATTTTCCTCCAAGTGTAGAGTAGTGAGCTGGGTCAGGTTGGCCAGCCCTACCTccttaatatttgtaaagttgtTCTGGGAGAAATCTAGCTCAGTCAAGTTGAAAAGCTGCTGCAGCTCATCCACGGTCTTGGCGATGTTATTGCTCTGTAGGAGAAGCACTTGTGTATCGCTGGACAGGTTGCTGGGAATCCTGGTTAAGCGGAGATCATTGCAATCAACGGTGGTGGCTTCTCTGTATGTTGACTGTGGGGTGAACCAGGGCCTAATTTCACACACGCAAAGTTGTGGGCACTCGCTGTTTTGTAGGGAAGACCCAGTTAATGAAGTCATTAGCAAGCCCAGCACCAACTGGCAAGCTGCTACAACAAAGCACATCCTAGCCATGCTGGCTTGCTGAGCAAGCTCGACCCCTGACACTCGTAAATTTTAACAAAAGGTGAACACTAAATAGTGCTATGTATGTAGCCCAGCAAGCAGAAAATGTAAACATTCAAGCGAAGTCTCTGTTGAGATGTGTAGAATTCCAGAGTCCGAAGGGATAGTCTTCTGGAGTTTTCAAAAGGCAATTTGGAGTCTTTCATCTGTGCCTCTCAATTCCAGGCATGCCCACGGCTCTGTGGTATAAGTTACTTCAGCCAAATCAAAGTCTGGAGATGTGCCTGAAAATCAGATTAGGACAGACAGTACGTTTATTCCACATACTTTCGACATTAAAGCCTTTCTTTTGTCTACTAAAAAGGCATAATCACTTACAAATCTAATAACAGAATGttcaaaataactaaaaaagCTTTTAAATTGCAGGGCACTTTTACTAGATTCCACTTACTGCCCTAAAACTGGTTACCACTTTTACAATTAAATTGGGACTGCTTGTATTATTGGGTAAAATCatcaaacacatacacacacttaatAGGAATACTCAGAAAAACCCACAGAtgccatttctttaaaaacaaaggtgaaaCCTCACTATTAGTACATACTTAGTATCTAAACTACATTAGAAACTACATTATATTTATGgttcaaaaaaatcaaatgtcaaaagcaaaacaTGAAAGGCAGCTTTGGTTATTTTTAtggtcatatttatttatttatattttaattaacacCTCATTTGTTTTCAGCAAGTCTGCCTTTTCCAAATCGTACATTCTGTGGACATATTCAGCCAATGCTTTTCTAGCTCAATTATCCTTATGCAAAAAGTTAATTTAACACaactacaaaaggaaaatatcactTTTTCTTATATTCTAATAGCCACATCTGATCTTAAccaaataaaatagtaaaaggaCTCTACTCTGTTATACCACTGATCTTcattaaaaacacaaacatattgGGGTTGGCTcggtgctgtagtggttaagttcgcacactctgcttcagcggcccagggttcactggtccagattctgggcatggacctacacattgcttatcaagccacactatggtggtgtcccacatacaaaatagaggaagattggcacagatgttagctcagtgacaatcttcctcatcaaaaaagatgaaacaacccccccaccccaaacacaAACATATTTATACTCAGATATATATCTCATATGTATAATTTCATCAGTCTCATGGGAATGTCACCGACCACTTAGTAGCTATAGACCATGGAGATATTGGATATGTTATTTAACCTCTtgaagcctcagcttcttcaacTATAATATAGGGTCTGTCATAAAAGTACCTCTGTCTCATAAGATTAAAGAGAATTAAAGGAATCTATGTAAGGCTCTTAGTGTAGTGCCTGGAAGATATTAAAGCTTGTAGaagttaattatatttattatcacCTTATTATATCTCATATCGATTTCAGTTTTAGCTAAATAGTGCTTGTTGGAGGACAAGTCAAAGAAGCAAAGCTGGgacatttgattttatttagcCATCATCTACTGGTTTTAATAAGGTCTTCTAAGGTCAAATATGTATTGCTCACCTGCTTGTAAAGATAGTATTAGTAGTTAATGGTTCTAGTTTTCCAGATTCCACTCAGGTGTAAAAGCCATCATGGATCCAGAATCTGTCTTGCTTTCCCAAGACTAGTCCAGTCACTTGCTAAGGTATTAAAAATAGAGTGGTCTTTTTCGTTACACTTGTCTTTCTGTAATGAACTTCAGCTTTGAGTATTAAAGGAATTTAAGAGACTAGTGTTTTCTTTATCCTCAGAAGATTACTGTCGATTCAATAAAATAGAGCACGTAATGTGCCTGAAGCTTAGCACTCAACACATAGCAAGCTCTCAATTCCTATGAGCTGCTAttatctttttactttgaaaaatagttATCCTAGTGATTGATGAAGAAGTATAACAATACAAATAGCCAGTCTTAAAAGTTCTATATTTGTCATATTttggtagaaggaaagaaaagttctagattttttttgtggttgttggTTTACAAAATATGCAAGCCTAGATACTGGTTTAACaagatggaatttaaaaaaatcatccaatCCAGACCTGGCAAgttggagggaggagaaggaagtgaaTGTATTGCATAATGCTGGGTAACTGCTATACTCTACGGGGAGGAACCACATTGGGATCCTCCCTAATCTGGTTACTTTGCCATGTATCATGTATGTGCAAAACTTTTCAATATTATAAAACTACCTGATTCTGACTTTTATCAGGAAATTCCATAAAAGGAAAACACGCCTCAGAgaataacatttttcacaaatTATTACCTCCACAAATTTATTCCATGCTTTTTGTTTCCACGTAGAGTAATCCTAAAGCAGGTGCAAAGACCACAATAAATGTTCAGTTAAGGAAATTCCTGCCACAAAGGAATTTGAATTATTCCTTATTCATAAttcaaaacagaaaaccaaaagaataaatCTACTTTTCATAATGCTGGGATGGAATTTCaactaatttttatgttttgacTGAATTTAAAGAAACATAGCAAGAAGTAAAATATGCATTAAAGTTGTGTCAGCCTCCTAGAACAATCTGTTAccattgaaaaatatcttttatggGCCTACACTTTGAATAGTTTCATGAGTCATGCCTCCATTTTAGTTTAAATTATCTGATTTGAGATAACTGTATTTCAATAATCAAATTTCTCTTTGATACAAATACCtctgtaaacaaacaaacaaacaaacaaacaaaccacacAAGCTCAGAATGTCAGATATCATATCAAACACAGAGGAAAGATATTTTCCTCTTCCAAACCTGCATTTGGCTCCTTTGGGAGCAGAGAATGAAATTTCCTTAACACGAAAGGAGGTgcttaaaatgtttctatttgtATACAATTCTAAATTCTCTTTAGTTTATTTCCCCTGCCTAATTTTTGAACACGACATTATATATAGAAC from Equus caballus isolate H_3958 breed thoroughbred chromosome 16, TB-T2T, whole genome shotgun sequence harbors:
- the LRRN1 gene encoding leucine-rich repeat neuronal protein 1; this encodes MARMCFVVAACQLVLGLLMTSLTGSSLQNSECPQLCVCEIRPWFTPQSTYREATTVDCNDLRLTRIPSNLSSDTQVLLLQSNNIAKTVDELQQLFNLTELDFSQNNFTNIKEVGLANLTQLTTLHLEENQITEMTDYCLQDLSNLQELYINHNQISTISANAFSGLKNLLRLHLNSNKLKVIDSRWFDSTPNLEILMIGENPVIGILDMNFKPLSNLRSLVLAGMYLTDIPGNALVGLDSLESLSFYDNKLIKVPQLALQKVPNLKFLDLNKNPIHKIQEGDFKNMLRLKELGINNMGELVSVDRYALDNLPELTKLEATNNPKLSYIHRLAFRSVPALESLMLNNNALNAVYQKTVESLPNLREISIHSNPLRCDCVIHWINSNKTNIRFMEPLSMFCAMPPEYRGQQVKEVLIQDSSEQCLPMISHDTFPNHLNMDIGTTVFLDCRAMAEPEPEIYWVTPLGNKITVETLSDKYKLSSEGTLEISNMQIEDSGRYTCVAQNVEGADTRVVTIKVNGTLLDGTQVLKIYVKQTESHSILVSWKVNSNVMTSNLKWSSATMKVDNPHITYTARVPVDVHEYNLTHLQPSTDYEVCLTVSNIHQQTQKSCVNVTTKNAAFALDISDQETSTALAAVMGSMFAVISLASIAVYIAKRFKRKNYHHSLKKYMQKTSSIPLNELYPPLINLWEGDSEKDKDGSADTKPTQVDTSRSYYMW